A single Stutzerimonas stutzeri DNA region contains:
- a CDS encoding rhodanese-like domain-containing protein, giving the protein MYRVFLMLIAMTTGAVAAEIDQPAALAALQRADSILIDVRTAPEYAEGALPGATRIEPQHLAERIASVAPNKDTPVVLYCRSGRRSAAAQDLLLDLGYTHVVNAGGYQDLKAVIASH; this is encoded by the coding sequence ATGTACCGCGTGTTTTTGATGTTGATCGCGATGACCACCGGTGCGGTCGCCGCCGAGATCGATCAGCCAGCCGCCCTGGCCGCCCTGCAACGCGCCGACAGCATCCTGATCGACGTTCGCACGGCGCCGGAATACGCCGAAGGCGCCCTGCCCGGCGCAACGCGCATCGAGCCCCAGCATCTGGCCGAGCGCATCGCCAGCGTCGCACCGAACAAGGACACGCCCGTCGTCCTCTACTGCCGCAGCGGTCGTCGCTCGGCCGCCGCCCAGGATCTACTGCTGGACCTGGGCTACACCCACGTCGTCAACGCGGGCGGCTATCAGGACCTCAAGGCCGTGATTGCGTCGCACTGA
- a CDS encoding HD-GYP domain-containing protein, whose protein sequence is MKLFKSKRKRPDAVEVATKRRLHVSHLELGMYICELDRPWRHTDFLFQGFPLLKLEHIQAVRERCDYVFVDDTRRVSLDQGQMIAPLATPLRVKRTMSRIPLSLEVHEAREAYRSSALVLDQVLQDVQQGRAIDTKACQALVKRNLESMLRNESAMLWLTRLKSQDVYTSLHCLSVSILAMGFGTHLGLPDEKIELLGIAGLLHDVGKMKIDPAILNKPGKLTQEEFDHIKLHPGFGYQALCNQDDIPAAAVHAAHGHHERLDGKGYPQGLAQYQIPFTTRVVTIVDAFDAITSHRAYDDARPIQAAYDVLRSGAGQQFDEALVHEFIRWLGVFPVGTLVELHTGEVALVLEKHPQLHLRPKVVVLRNADKQPCEPRYLDLSQLTVDADGTPYRIRSGISDGAYGLFIADPQLQTILHPELLAVLELEPDAAEG, encoded by the coding sequence ATGAAGTTATTCAAAAGCAAGCGTAAGCGGCCGGACGCGGTAGAGGTCGCTACCAAGCGTCGTCTGCACGTCAGTCATCTTGAACTCGGCATGTATATCTGCGAGTTGGATCGACCGTGGCGTCACACCGATTTTCTGTTCCAGGGATTCCCCCTGCTCAAGCTCGAACATATTCAAGCGGTGCGTGAGCGCTGCGACTACGTGTTCGTCGATGACACCCGACGCGTGTCGCTCGACCAGGGCCAGATGATCGCACCTTTGGCAACACCGTTACGCGTGAAGCGTACGATGAGCCGCATTCCGCTTTCGCTTGAAGTGCATGAAGCCCGTGAGGCCTATCGCAGCAGCGCGCTGGTACTGGATCAGGTGCTGCAGGACGTGCAGCAGGGGCGGGCGATCGATACCAAGGCCTGCCAGGCGCTGGTCAAGCGGAACCTGGAAAGCATGCTGCGCAACGAGAGCGCCATGCTGTGGCTGACCCGTCTGAAGTCACAGGACGTCTACACCAGCCTGCACTGTTTGTCCGTGTCGATCCTGGCGATGGGCTTCGGTACGCACCTCGGCCTGCCCGATGAAAAGATAGAGCTGCTGGGTATCGCCGGGCTGTTGCATGATGTGGGCAAGATGAAAATCGACCCGGCGATCCTCAATAAGCCGGGCAAGCTGACCCAGGAGGAGTTCGACCACATCAAGCTCCATCCTGGCTTTGGCTATCAGGCATTGTGCAACCAGGATGACATTCCCGCCGCGGCCGTTCACGCCGCACATGGGCATCATGAGCGGCTGGATGGCAAGGGTTACCCGCAAGGCCTCGCCCAATATCAGATTCCGTTCACGACGCGGGTGGTCACTATCGTCGATGCCTTCGACGCGATCACCAGCCATCGCGCCTATGACGATGCGCGCCCGATCCAGGCAGCCTACGACGTGCTGCGCAGCGGTGCCGGGCAGCAATTCGACGAGGCTCTGGTGCACGAGTTCATCCGTTGGCTCGGTGTGTTTCCGGTGGGCACGCTGGTCGAGCTGCACACCGGTGAGGTCGCGCTGGTACTGGAGAAACACCCGCAGTTGCACTTGCGACCCAAGGTGGTTGTCCTGCGCAATGCCGACAAGCAGCCTTGCGAGCCGCGCTATCTGGACCTGTCCCAGCTGACCGTCGACGCCGATGGAACGCCCTACCGAATACGCAGCGGTATTTCCGACGGCGCCTACGGCCTGTTCATCGCCGATCCGCAATTGCAGACGATTCTGCATCCCGAGCTGCTGGCCGTGCTCGAACTCGAGCCGGATGCCGCCGAGGGCTGA